A section of the Gasterosteus aculeatus chromosome 10, fGasAcu3.hap1.1, whole genome shotgun sequence genome encodes:
- the LOC120826207 gene encoding uncharacterized protein LOC120826207 isoform X1, producing MYSEAKDSRVTPASPHGTIRRVGVRQESTISSNFSCSTSLLRSAIMKYSLIATIVVLALAQGGFAQDASDLERLSEYFDAMKTKLIADVTEIIRSHDVTNQAQAFIEDKKTQMEPLVAQIQEQLRAAATSVESQLRPLTANVQAQFQPQIENFQKQMEAVFKNLADQTMALAN from the exons ATTCACGAGTCACGCCCGCATCACCACACGGGACTATAAGACGCGTTGGAGTCCGACAGGAAAGCACCATCAGCTCCAACTTCTCCTGCAGTACAA GTCTCCTCCGATCAGCAATCATGAAATACTCCCTCATTGCAACTATTGTTGTGCTTGCTTTGGCACAAG GGGGCTTCGCCCAAGATGCTTCCGATCTCGAAAGGCTCAGTGAGTACTTCGATGCCATGAAGACCAAGTTGATTGCGGACGTGACGGAGATCATCCGCAGCCACGACGTAACCAACCAGGCTCA GGCCTTCATAGAGGACAAGAAGACCCAGATGGAGCCTCTGGTCGCTCAGATTCAGGAGCAGCTGAGGGCCGCTGCCACCAGCGTCGAGTCGCAGCTCCGGCCCCTGACTGCCAACGTGCAGGCTCAGTTCCAGCCCCAGATCGAGAACTTCCAGAAGCAGATGGAGGCAGTTTTCAAGAACCTCGCAGACCAGACCATGGCCCTTGCCAACTAA
- the LOC120826207 gene encoding type-4 ice-structuring protein isoform X2 — protein sequence MKYSLIATIVVLALAQGGFAQDASDLERLSEYFDAMKTKLIADVTEIIRSHDVTNQAQAFIEDKKTQMEPLVAQIQEQLRAAATSVESQLRPLTANVQAQFQPQIENFQKQMEAVFKNLADQTMALAN from the exons ATGAAATACTCCCTCATTGCAACTATTGTTGTGCTTGCTTTGGCACAAG GGGGCTTCGCCCAAGATGCTTCCGATCTCGAAAGGCTCAGTGAGTACTTCGATGCCATGAAGACCAAGTTGATTGCGGACGTGACGGAGATCATCCGCAGCCACGACGTAACCAACCAGGCTCA GGCCTTCATAGAGGACAAGAAGACCCAGATGGAGCCTCTGGTCGCTCAGATTCAGGAGCAGCTGAGGGCCGCTGCCACCAGCGTCGAGTCGCAGCTCCGGCCCCTGACTGCCAACGTGCAGGCTCAGTTCCAGCCCCAGATCGAGAACTTCCAGAAGCAGATGGAGGCAGTTTTCAAGAACCTCGCAGACCAGACCATGGCCCTTGCCAACTAA
- the LOC120826205 gene encoding polyadenylate-binding protein 1A: protein MNPSAPSYPMASLYVGDLHQDVTEAMLYEKFSPAGAILSIRVCRDMITRRSLGYAYVNFQQPADAERALDTMNFDVIKGRPVRIMWSQRDPSLRKSGVGNIFIKNLDKSIDNKALYDTFSAFGNILSCKVVCDENGSKGYGFVHFETQEAAERAIEKMNGMLLNDRKVFVGRFKSRKEREAELGARAKEFTNVYVKNFGEDMDEEKLRDVFSKYGNAMSIRVMSDDGGKSRGFGFVSFERHEDAQKAVDDLNGKEFNGKLIYVGRAQKKVERQTELKRKFEQMKQDRMTRYQGVNLYVKNLDDGIDDERLRKEFTPFGTITSAKVMMEGGRSKGFGFVCFSSPEEATKAVTEMNGRIVATKPLYVALAQRKEERQAHLTNQYMQRMASVRAVPNPVINPYQPAPPSGYFMAAIPQAQNRAAYYQAAGQMAQLRPSPRWATQGVRPQHFQNMPGAMRPSAPRPQTFGAMRPPAQVPRMMSAQRVAQSMGPRPAAAATVAPVRGVPQYKYAAGVRNPQQHMPAQPVPMQQPAVHVQGQEPLTASMLAAAPPQEQKQMLGERLFPLIQNMHPSLTGKITGMLLEIDNSELLHMLESPESLRSKVDEAVAVLQAHQAKETAQKTVTNSAGVQSV, encoded by the exons atgaatcccaGCGCTCCAAGTTACCCCATGGCTTCCCTGTACGTCGGGGATCTGCATCAAGATGTGACCGAGGCCATGCTGTACGAGAAATTCAGCCCGGCCGGAGCCATCCTGTCGATTCGGGTGTGCAGGGACATGATCACCCGGCGTTCGCTTGGGTACGCTTATGTCAACTTTCAACAGCCGGCGGACG CTGAGCGTGCTCTGGACACCATGAACTTCGATGTGATCAAGGGGCGGCCTGTGCGCATCATGTGGTCGCAGCGTGATCCATCCCTGAGAAAGAGTGGCGTGGGGAACATCTTCATTAAGAATCTTGACAAGTCCATCGACAACAAGGCCCTGTACGACACCTTCTCTGCCTTTGGCAACATCCTGTCGTGCAAG GTGGTTTGTGACGAGAATGGCTCTAAAGGATACGGCTTTGTGCATTTTGAGACTCAGGAGGCCGCCGAACGAGCCATTGAGAAAATGAATGGCATGCTACTCAATGACCGCAAAGT ATTTGTGGGTCGCTTCAAATCTCGCAAAGAGCGCGAGGCTGAGCTGGGTGCCCGAGCCAAAGAGTTCACAAACGTCTATGTCAAAAACTTTGGTGAAGACATGGATGAAGAGAAGCTGAGGGATGTCTTCAGTAAATATG GAAACGCGATGAGTATACGAGTCATGTCCGATGACGGCGGGAAGTCACGAGGTTTCGGGTTTGTGAGCTTTGAAAGGCATGAGGACGCCCAGAAG GCGGTGGATGACCTGAACGGAAAAGAGTTCAACGGTAAGCTCATCTATGTCGGCCGTGCCCAGAAGAAGGTTGAGCGGCAGACGGAGCTCAAGCGCAAATTTGAGCAAATGAAACAAGACCGCATGACTCGCTACCAG GGTGTCAACTTGTACGTGAAGAACCTTGATGATGGGATTGACGATGAACGTCTAAGAAAGGAGTTCACGCCGTTCGGCACTATAACCAGTGCCAAG gtcaTGATGGAGGGCGGGCGCAGCAAAGGCTTCGGTTTTGTCTGCTTCTCGTCCCCGGAGGAGGCCACAAAAGCTGTGACGGAAATGAACGGCCGCATTGTGGCGACTAAGCCGCTGTACGTGGCCCTCGCCCAGCGGAAAGAGGAGCGCCAAGCCCACCTGACCAACCAGTACATGCAGCGCATGGCCAGTGTGCGGGCTGTGCCAAACCCAGTCATCAATCCCTACCAACCAGCCCCGCCCTCTGGCTACTTCATGGCAGCCATACCTCAGGCCCAGAACCGTGCTGCTTACTACCAAGCCGCTGGGCAGATGGCCCAGCTCCGCCCGAGCCCCCGCTGGGCGACACAAGGCGTCAGGCCACAAC ACTTCCAGAACATGCCAGGTGCAATGCGTCCCTCGGCTCCGCGCCCTCAGACCTTCGGCGCAATGCGGCCGCCCGCCCAGGTTCCCCGCATGATGTCCGCGCAGCGCGTCG CTCAGAGCATGGGCCCGCGACCGGCTGCCGCCGCCACGGTAGCTCCTGTGCGTGGAGTCCCCCAGTACAAATATGCCGCTGGAGTCCGCAATCCTCAGCAGCACATGCCTGCTCAGCCGGTCCCCATGCAGCAG CCTGCTGTCCATGTTCAGGGACAGGAGCCTCTGACGGCCTCCATGCTGGCAGCTGCTCCACCACAGGAACAGAAGCAGATGCTGG GTGAACGCCTCtttccactgatccagaacatGCACCCAAGTCTGACGGGGAAGATCACTGGCATGTTGCTGGAAATTGACAACTCAGAGCTGCTCCACATGCTGGAGTCTCCAGAGTCTCTCCGCTCAAAG GTGGATGAGGCCGTGGCTGTGCTTCAAGCCCACCAAGCAAAGGAAACCGCCCAGAAGACTGTGACCAACTCGGCTGGTGTCCAGAGTGTCTGA